One window from the genome of Paramormyrops kingsleyae isolate MSU_618 chromosome 3, PKINGS_0.4, whole genome shotgun sequence encodes:
- the LOC111850376 gene encoding AP-3 complex subunit mu-1, which yields MIHSLFLINSAGDIFLEKHWKSVISRSVCDYFFEAQEKASTPENVPPVISTPHHYLINIYRDKIFFVSVIQTEVPPLFVIEFLHRVAEMFQDYFGECSEASIKDNVVIVYELLEEMLDNGFPLATESNILKELIKPPTVLRSVVNTITGSTNVGETLPTGQLSTVPWRRTGVKYTNNEAYFDVVEEIDAIIDKSGTTVIAEIQGVIDACVKLSGMPDLTLSFVNPRLMDDLSFHPCVRFKRWEAERVLSFIPPDGNFRLVSYHVNAQNLVAIPVYVKQNISFFESGFSGRLDITVEPKQTMGKTVEGVVVTVHMPKVVLSANLTPTQGTYNYDPVTKVLAWDIGKLNQQKPPNLKGSLSLQSGAPKPEENPSLNIDLKIQQLAISGLKVNRLDMFGEKYKPFKGVKYLTKAGKFQVRT from the exons ATGATTCACAGCTTGTTTCTGATCAACTCTGCCGGCGACATATTCCTGGAAAAACACTGGAAAAGTGTCATCAGCCGCTCGGTCTGCGACTACTTCTTCGAGGCTCAGGAAAAGGCATCGACTCCGGAAAATGTCCCACCTGTCATCTCCACCCCTCACCACTACCTGATAAACATCTACCGGGACAAAATCTTCTTTGTGTCCGTCATCCAGACCGAAGTGCCCCCGCTGTTCGTGATCGAGTTCTTGCATCGAGTGGCCGAAATGTTTCAG GATTACTTTGGCGAGTGTTCTGAGGCGTCCATCAAGGACAACGTGGTGATAGTGTATGAACTCCTGGAGGAGATGCTGGACAATGGGTTCCCCTTAGCCACTGAGTCCAACATCCTGAAAGAGCTGATCAAGCCCCCCACTGTTCTGCGGTCCGTGGTGAATACCATTACAG GCAGCACTAATGTTGGGGAAACCCTGCCTACTGGACAGCTGTCTACTGTCCCTTGGAGGCGGACTGGAGTGAAATACACCAACAATGAGGCCTACTTTGATGTAGTGGAGGAAATAGATGCTATCATAGATAAATCAG GGACTACAGTGATTGCTGAAATCCAGGGTGTCATTGACGCCTGTGTGAAGCTCTCTGGGATGCCAGACCTCACACTGTCCTTTGTG AACCCGCGCCTCATGGATGACCTGAGCTTCCACCCCTGCGTGCGTTTCAAGCGCTGGGAGGCAGAGCGCGTCCTCTCCTTCATCCCCCCTGACGGCAACTTCCGTCTGGTGTCCTACCACGTCAACGCCCAGAA CCTGGTGGCCATTCCTGTGTATGTCAAGCAGAACATCAGCTTCTTCGAGAGTGGCTTTTCAGGGCGGCTGGACATCACGGTGGAGCCCAAGCAGACCATGGGCAAAACAGTGGAGGGCGTGGTTGTCACAGTGCACATGCCCAAGGTGGTACTCAGTGCCAATCTTACTCCCACCCAAGGAACCTACAACTATGACCCAGTCACAAAG GTACTTGCGTGGGACATCGGGAAACTCAACCAGCAGAAGCCACCAAATCTAAAAGGAAGCCTTAGTTTACAGTCAGGGGCTCCGAAGCCGGAGGAGAATCCCAGCCTCAACATTGACCTGAAGATCCAGCAGCTGGCCATCTCAG GTCTCAAGGTGAACCGTCTCGACATGTTTGGAGAAAAATACAAGCCCTTCAAAGGAGTCAAGTACCTGACCAAAGCTGGGAAGTTCCAAGTCCGGACGTGA